The Halorussus gelatinilyticus genome contains the following window.
GCGGGACGGTCGAACTCTACCCCTCCGACCCGGAGTGGCGACGCCACTACGAGGCGGAGGTTCGACGGCTCGACGCCGTCGCTGGGGACCGCCTACTCGAGTACGAACACGTCGGTAGCACCGCCGTCGAGGGGTTGGCCGCGAAACCCATCATCGACCTGCTGGCCGTCGTTCCCGACCTCGACACCGCCCGCGACCTCGTCCCGGTCCTCGAAGCCCACGGCTACGAGCACCGGCCGAACGACGACGTGCCGGGACGCCTCTTCTTCGCCAAGGGACCGCGGACCGACCGCACGCACTACCTCTCGCTCACCGAGCGCGACAGCGACTGCTACCGGGAGGCAGTCGCGTTCCGCGAGTATCTGCGCTCTCACCCCGAAACTGCGGCGGCCTACGAAGACCTGAAACGTGACCTAGCCGAGGCCCACCCCGACGACCGGGAGAGATACACTGCGGAGAAAAGCGAGTTCGTCCAGCGAGTCCTCCGGCGCGCGATGGCGTGACTGTCGTGAGTGAAGCGACGACCGAGAAGCGCAGTCGGTCGGGGGTTGGTGGCTTCTCGTAGGTGTCGGGAGTCACCGATGAGAAATTCAGAAGTTCGAGACGACTTCGGCCATACAGCCATCGCCGGGTTCGTGGTACGAGAAGTGGTCGGGCACGTAGTCCACGTTGTGGTCGTCGTAGTTCGCGGGCGGGGTGCCCTCGCAGTCCTCCTCGCCGACCGCGGAGTCGAACTCGGCCGTCGGGTGGGCCAGTTCAGCACGTCGTCGCCGTCCTTCCAGTAGTTGTCCACCGACTCGGCGGCGGCCGCGATGTCGTCGCCGAACTCGCCGTCCACTGCCACCGAGTCGTTGTCCGCCGCGGCACCGAGGAGCGTCGCCGACTTCACGAAATCCGATTTCCCGAACCCGTTGAGTGCCCGGAGGGTCGCGGGCACGACCCGACCGCCCACCGAGTGACCGACGAGGCGGATGCGCGCGCCGGTCCGCTCGCGGTAGTCGGTCAGGAAGTTGGCCAGTTTCTTGCCGTTGCGCTCGGCGATGTCCGTCGTCGGCCACCAGTTGTCCGTGCTGGTGTCCGAGTCGTAGCTGAACCCGACGACCGGGTGGTCGTAGCCGTTGTTCCGGAGCGAGCGCTTCACGGTGGCGAAGTGGTCCGGGGCGTCCTCGGGCGCGACGCGCCAGCCGTGGACCGAGACGAGAACCTCGTCGGGGTTCGCGGACCCGTAGCCGAGGATGTCGCCGACGGTGCTGTAGTCCCACTCGGTGTGGCCGTCGGTCAACTGGTCGCCGTGCAATCAGTGGATGTCGAAGTGACCGCGGGTCGTCGCGCGCGGGAAGTCCGCGGGACCGGTGATGTTGCCGTCGTCGCCCTCGAAGGCCGACGCCGACCCGACGAACCCGCCGAGGGCGACGGTGCCGGCGGCCGCGCGGAGGACGGCCCGCCGACCGACGCGGCCGGACGTGTCTTCGCGTCGTGTTTCGGACGAGTCCATATTTCCAGATTCAATCTGAATACATTAAATTTAAACGTTAGGTTTCTGACGTTATCCGGGTCGCGGGAGACGGCGAGCGCGGCGTCCGACCGCCCGGATATTACTGACGTGCATCTACCGAACCTTTTTGTATGAGTAATAGGTATGTGTTGGTAACGATGAGCGCCACTCGCTCCGCGAACGTCCGCACCGCAATCGAACGCTGTCGAGTCGAAGACGCGACGCCCGTCAGCCTCGACGCAGACGCTCTGCCGACCGCACGAGACGACCTCCGGGACCTCAAGCGCGAACTCGACGCCGACGACCTCGTGGCCGCCCGCGTGGTCGTGGAGTCGTGCTTCGGCGAGGACTGCTCGTTCGCCACGCAGGACGAGGCCGACCGCGTGCGCGAGTACGTGAGAGTCGCCGCATTC
Protein-coding sequences here:
- a CDS encoding GrpB family protein; its protein translation is MVGLERGTVELYPSDPEWRRHYEAEVRRLDAVAGDRLLEYEHVGSTAVEGLAAKPIIDLLAVVPDLDTARDLVPVLEAHGYEHRPNDDVPGRLFFAKGPRTDRTHYLSLTERDSDCYREAVAFREYLRSHPETAAAYEDLKRDLAEAHPDDRERYTAEKSEFVQRVLRRAMA
- a CDS encoding esterase/lipase family protein, whose amino-acid sequence is MHGDQLTDGHTEWDYSTVGDILGYGSANPDEVLVSVHGWRVAPEDAPDHFATVKRSLRNNGYDHPVVGFSYDSDTSTDNWWPTTDIAERNGKKLANFLTDYRERTGARIRLVGHSVGGRVVPATLRALNGFGKSDFVKSATLLGAAADNDSVAVDGEFGDDIAAAAESVDNYWKDGDDVLNWPTRRPSSTPRSARRTARAPRPRTTTTTTWTTCPTTSRTTNPAMAVWPKSSRTSEFLIGDSRHLREATNPRPTALLGRRFTHDSHAIARRRTRWTNSLFSAVYLSRSSGWASARSRFRSS